One Pseudomonas sp. MM213 genomic window, GATCCGCGACGTGATCGGGCAGGTCCGCGAACTGGGCCGAGCGGTGCCGGAAGTTGAAATTTTTGCCTATGGGCATTTGCCCCTGGCCTATTCCGCCCGCTGTTTCACTGCCCGTGCGGAAAACCGACCCAAGGACGACTGCCAGTTTTGCTGCATCAACTACCCCGACGGCATGGCGCTGACCAGCCAGGAAGGGCAGCCGCTGTTTACCCTTAACGGTATTCAGACCATGTCGGCCGAAGTCACCAATTTGCTCGCCGATTATTCCGGGCTGGTGGACTGCGGTGCAGATCTGTTGCGCCTGAGCCCGCGTGCGCAGGGCATGGCTGAGGTGATTGACAGTTATCAGCGGGTTCGTTCGGGCGAGATGCCGCCGTTGTTTGTCGAAGGGTGCAATGGCTACTGGCATGGCCAGGCCGGCATGTTGCGCGTCGAGGAGGTTGGCCTGTGCTGAACCGAAAAAAGTGGCTGCTCAAAGGTGCCGACCGGTTGTTGCCGCTGGTGCGTCGGGTGCCGTTTGCCGTGCAGCGCCTGGCGTTGCAGCAGGCGCTCAATCGCTGCCTCGCCGAGCCGTTGCGTGATGGTGAGTTTGAGGTGTTGCGCGGGCGTTGGTTGTGTCTGCGGATTCCGGATCTGGGGTTGTCCTGGTACTTGACGCTCAGTCGCCAGGGGTTGCGGATTGCCGAGCATG contains:
- a CDS encoding U32 family peptidase codes for the protein MKLSLGPVLFYWDKEQLSNFYAEMSAMPLDVIYLGETVCSKRRAFSLDQWLGLGRELQECSRAQLVLSSLTLIEAASELSSLRRLCDNGQLLVEANDMGAVQFLAERQLPFVGGPALNLYNGHSLAQLLDCGMTRWVPPVECSAALIRDVIGQVRELGRAVPEVEIFAYGHLPLAYSARCFTARAENRPKDDCQFCCINYPDGMALTSQEGQPLFTLNGIQTMSAEVTNLLADYSGLVDCGADLLRLSPRAQGMAEVIDSYQRVRSGEMPPLFVEGCNGYWHGQAGMLRVEEVGLC
- the ubiT gene encoding ubiquinone anaerobic biosynthesis accessory factor UbiT — protein: MLNRKKWLLKGADRLLPLVRRVPFAVQRLALQQALNRCLAEPLRDGEFEVLRGRWLCLRIPDLGLSWYLTLSRQGLRIAEHATAAVTISGNWREFLLLASRQEDPDTLFFRRRLVIEGDTELGLALKNLIDSLDPDVLPVWLWRNLERAGKGLAAG